TCCCAGTAGACTGGACGTGGGGTGTAAGGGAGGGGATGACGGAGGCGCCCGGCTGGGGCAGCAGGGAGGACAGGGTCTGCGTCACCTGCTCAGGGAGGCCTTATGAGTGTGTGAGGTGACCGTCCTGAGCCGTTCAGGTGGCCAGGCAGGGACACGGGCAGTCGGGTGTACGAGTCTGGCACTCGGGGGCGGGGATGGAGATTTGGGGGTGTTGACAGCATTGGGCTAAGCGGTCACCAGGGAGGGGAGCAGTAGAGGACTCACAGCCAGGTAATTTCTGTCTCCTTCGGAGAGGGACCCTGAGGGCTGCCCGCTTGCTTCCATGCTGCTGTGCTCGCTCAGaacatttttggaattttttttggaATTGCTTTTTACCCTGAAGGATGTTTCTGAGTAGCTTCGATGGTGGCAGATTATTGTTTGAGGACAGATTTGATTTTACGGAACCTCGCAGATGACACCCAGCCCACTAGATTCAACAATGTGGAATGTGGTTTGTTTGTTAAGGTAAAGGGCTGTTACActgagattttgtttctttggctgAAACTTGCCCTTGGGTCACAGGTGTTCTGAGCGCAAGATGTCAGCTCCACTGGGAGCCCCATCTGTCCTGCCCCGTTGGGACCCCAGGGCCTGTGCATGGTCCAGCCCAGGGCAGTCCCCTGACCCTCTGTGTAGGCACCTACTCCCACAATCCTGCTGCGGCCACCCCGCCTACGTGGGCATCCCTCCTCTCTGGCACCCGTTCTGGGGGCATAGTTTCTCAATAGGAATTTCTGTGACCAAAGTTCCTGACATCCCTGTCTGACCTCCACCCCGCCCCTCCTGGCGCCCCGGCTTCAGTAACTCCTCGGGGCCTCGGTGGGCTGATCtcacccccttctccctctcccacctgtcTGCATTCCGACTCACCCAGCAGCAGATTCTGCTGCTGTGTCCTCGTCACTCTGGCGCAGACACTGGCAACATCTCCCTGCATCTCTGTCTCCATCCTGCCTGGCGGGGAAAGCCCCACACCCGGTTGATGCCAGCTGTGTATCTGCACTTGGGCAGCTGTCCTGGAGGCAGAGAGGAACGTCACAACCCTGCCATTCCGGCGCGACCACAAACCTCAGCACAGCCCAGGGGTCAGGCTCTTTTCCCTTAGCTACTTTTTCCTCCCATTCTCTGAGACAGACGTTTCCTTTAACAACCCCCTCGTTGTTTCCTTAGACGTTTCCTTAGCTGGTGATCTTGCTACTAAGATGTTGTGAAAACAGAAGCCACCCAGAGGCCCTGTCCTCATCTGCCCACCCGACCTACAAACCTTCCAGCTCCGGGGTCGTCCCTGACTGCTCACAAGTTCCCTTTAAATGATTCCCCCTTCCCTACATCATCGCTCTTCCCCACTCTGAAGGTGGTCCCTACCGGCTACACACAAACGCTCGCGCTTTCAAAGAGAAAACCCTCTTCCCGTGATTCCCTGTTGCttcccctctgcttcctcctcacCCATCCACCCTTCCATCCTCCTCCTGAGAGGCTCCCAAACACCAACCTCCAGGGAGACACTCTCACCCAGCTTCCCGCTGACCCCTGGCCAGATGTTGCTCTGCCTGCCTCTCACTTGACCTTTCCTGCAGCCCGGGCTCCTTGACTTTCTGGTTATCCTCCCCTGGGCAGCCCTTCCTATTTACTCTCCCCTTGGCTTCTCCTGTTCGCTCTTCTTGCCTCAAGCAGCGGTTCTTAGCCCAGAGGCGAGGCTACTCCTCAGGGGACGTTTAGCAATGAGTAGAGACCCCAATGTGGCTGTCACAGCTGGGCGTGGGGAAGTGACACGGGCGTCCAGTGGGCAGACACCAGGGGCGCTGCTGACCACCCTGCCATGCGGGGACGGCCCCATCCCCAGCAGGTGGCTGCGCGGCCCGAGGTGGCCctggtgctgaggctgagaaaccttaTTCCTCCCGGTGGCTTCCAGggtccccttctttttcttcttgggatGCACTCTTAGGTGATTTAATCTATCCATTGCTCTAAATGCATTTTATGGGCTGGCGACCCCCAGCTTGATACCTGCAGCCCGTCCCTCTCCCCTGAGCTTCAGGTCTGTGTATCCACCTGTACTTGACCTGTCTACTTGGAAGTCTCTTGAGAATCTAAGTGTGACCAAGGTGGAACTCCTGGTAATTTCCCCTCTGAAGCCCGTTCTTCCCCAGCCCTCCTGTCTCAGTAAATGCCAGCACTCCGCCCAGTGGCGCCGGCCAGACCAGGGAGTCAGCTTGCGTCCTCTCACCCTCTCCCCCTGACTAGGCCAAGAGCAAGTTCCATCAGGTATGTTTTCAAAACATTTCCCAACTTGTTGGGTAACCCCTGTGTCCCTGGCCTTGGAACCggcctccctgcccacctgtgcCCTTCCCCAAGCCCCAGGCAGGCGTCTTGCAGACACACTTCAGACCACACATGTCCCTTCCTTAAAACCCACAGCATCCTTAGGAAAAACCCCAAACCCGGGCCCTACCTTCCTCCTAAACTCACCCAGACCAGTCCGGGTCCTCACCCCACCCTGCCACCACCCTGCCCTTTCTTTTGTTCCTTGATCAGACAAGCCCTTTCTCACCTCGGGGCCTTTCCCAGCCTGAAATCTCTTCCTCCCCATCTGCCCGACTCCTCATGTCCAgatctcagctcagatgtcacttcTCTGAGAGGCTTTCCCTGACATCCCTCTCTAAACCCATCTCACCCCCTGCCGTGGACCCTCCCATCTGGCATCTGGTTTGTTGTCTCATATAAATGCAAGCTTCCTGAGGGCACAGACACCAGTTACCTGTGTGTCCTCAGCACCTAGCCCGTGGCTGGTTCATAGAGCAAGTCTAGCCCGTGGCAGGTTCATAGAGCAAATTTTAGGGGCCTGAACACAAAGGCTCATTGCTGaatccacataaaaaaaaatactggcttATCTTTGACAGTTTCCTCACTATACAAGCACAccaccctcccccctttccccaggCTGTGTTTCTGGTTTGTGTTTGGAGTTGCTGGGGCCACAGATCTTTTCCTGCAGCTGGTTTGGGGGCAAGGCCGACTGCCCccctgcttttccttttctgccctTTGATTATGAACGCAGCACATCCAGCTCGGATGTTCGAAGGAGCTGGAGCCCAGGGTGAAGGCCTttcacctgcccctccccgctGTCCCGTCTGACGCCTGCAGGTGACAGTGGGTTCAGCCCTTTTGGATTTTTAAACCCAAGATGAACGGACAGGTACGTTTTCTGCCAGCCGCTCAAGGACAGCAGCGGCCACGTCTCAGGGCTGCCTGTTTTCTGAACCACAGACTTGGGCAGCAGTGCTCGTGAGGAGGAAGGGCTGCAGTAGAACCGGTGCTTCCGGGGGCGGACACTCCACCGTGCTTTGCGGACACCAGGCACCATCCCGGCCACTCGTGTCCACCTGGGGGAGCGGAGGCGGTGTGGCCCCGTGCAGCATCTGTGTACTTAGCCGCGCAACCCTCCAGCAGAGTTTTCTTGGTTACGtggtttttcctttaaaattaaggtatggtACGTTAAAAAGCCATAACATTTGAGTTGGCTCCCATCAGAAGAATGGATTCAGCCCTTACTCTGTCGCCCTCTCGTTTTGTGTAACCCTTAGAAGGGCCGTGTGTGATCTGTTTTTACTGTGGAAGGCTGGCGGGAGCGCAGGCGTGGCATGAAATAGCAGCGTCCGCCCCTCGGTCTCCCCTGCAGGCTCCACCTCCTCATCCTCTTAGCCTTGGACTTCTCTGTGCGCACTGCCAGCGTGGCCTCGTCCAGCCCCGTATCTTTATCCCCTGAACGAACTCTGGACTTTTCTATCCCCTGCCTACCCCGCATCTTGGATGTTGAATGTCTTCTCAGCCTGAGTGTGTCACAGACCATCCCCTTAGCCGGCTCCTCCTTCACCGCCCCCATCACCCTAAGGACAACCCCATCCATCCAGCTGCTTACACCACAACCCGGGAGGCAtcctttgtttttggttttgtatttaatttttcttttatattggaatCGAGTTGAtatacaatgctgtgttagcttcagatgtacagcacagtgagtcagttatacatatacatgtatccactctttttcagattcttttcccatatagtcattacagggtattgagtagagttccctgtgcgacacagcaggtccttgttgattatctgtcttgtatatagtagtgtgtatatgttcatcccaaactcctaatttatccctccccgcccagGGAGGCACCCTTGTCATCCTGCTTTCTCCACAGCCACGTTCAGTCCCTCAGCAAGTTGCAGCGTCTCCACACGCAGGAGAGACCTGGAATTTGGCCGCTCCTCGGCTTCTTcccggccccctccccgcccaggcCTCTGTGCCTGGTACCTGATTATCTCGGCAGCCTCCAGAGTGCGCTCTCTGCCTCCACATTTGCCCCTTCAGATGCTCTCACACAGCAGCCAGCTCCTCCGTGTAGGGTGCCCTGTCTCACGCTAGTCCTTTCGGCGACTGAaggcctctcccagcctctgctcccctccccctgctcagACACTGCAGCCCGTGGACAtatcccaccccagggcctttacCCTGCTGTCCTCCCCGCCTGGGACATGGTCCCAGATGCCACGTGGCTCCATGCTCCACCTCCTTCAGGCTCCTGTTCGAGCCTCACCCCAGTGAGAGCTTCCCCAAGCTAGTAAAGCTGTAAACCCTTccctgcttaatttttctccaaaGCATGTTTTACCTTCTAATGTACTTTACACacttcctatttattttctctcttgtccGCCTCCTGCACTAGAATGTAAATTGCATATGGGCAgggatttatttcagtttttttaattgacataagtacttgttaaatgaatgaagacaTATTTGACATTGTACTACAGAAGACCACATAAGCTAATTATCTTCTAAAATTTGTCTTTACATTTGTAATAAAGGATCTCatgaataatatataaagaactagaTATTAATAAGCACAAAGCAAACAACCCTAGAGAAAATACTCTGAAGGACAATGAACAGACTTTCcacagaagaaatacagaaatgccCAGAGGGTGAAAAGTGCTCAGTCTcattaataatcagggaaatacaGATTGGAACAGGAAAATGTTTTTCAACCATTAGATTGGCACAGATTACCAAGATTGGTAACACCTAGTGTGGTTAAGGCTCTAGAACACAAGATTTATACACGATTGGTGAAAGTACATGTTGGTACTTTGAAGGGTCCTGATAGTACCTCGTCTTCATTCAGTGATGCGTCTACTTACCTAGCTTATAAAAGCACTTGCACATGTGCACAGAGATGTAAATATAAGGCTATTCATTGCAGAATTGTTGTTACTaggaaataaatgggaaataGTTTAAATGTCTGTcaagtctttaaaaatagattacaTAAGATcttattaaatgtttatgtaaAATGATAGAGCTGTGTAGAAAAAAGAACCTAATCCATTCTGACAGCATCTGTTccaaattttatgaatttttattatatcatactttagttttaaaaaaaagaaatgatcatctgtaaaactgaaaatatgcCAGTATAAGTAGTACACCCATACTGTGAAATATTCTGCAGCTTTAAGAATGACCTAGATCTATATATACATTACGGAAAGATTTCTGAGGcatctgttaaatgaaaaaagccacCTGCAATATATTTGTCATATTCCCACTTTACATAATAAACTCAAATGCTATTTTATAAATGGACATTAATACATGTAAACGCATAGAGAAACTTCTGGGAGGTTGCCAGCCAAATAGTTCGCTAGTTTCCTTTGGGTTGGGAGTAAATGCAGAGGAGGGAGTTCTACTCCTTCTGTATTTGAACTTCTACCAAGAAAAGTattcatgattatttttataactaaaaaaaaaaaggtaaagttgGTTTCTGAGAAATGATTCTTAACCTTTAACTTGCAAATATGTAATATTGGAGGCTTCAGATATTTGTGAGAGATCCCAGAGACTAATACTACTTAATAATAAGCAGTAGTTAATCTTTCATTTATCTGAGGCACAAAAATGGATTTGTCATAAACGAGGGTTCAGGAGGAAGTCACGAGGCCTGTGCCGAACGTCTCCCGCGTTTCTTGTTGAATAAATGCGTAAACCGTGACAGCTTCTCTAAAGTGATTACTGTTTTGTATGAAAAATGGGCCTGGACACCAAAGCCGTCTGCTAGTGCTGGTGCCGACACGAGCAGGAGGGGAGCCCAAGGGAGTGATGGGCTCAACAGAAgcggggttttttgttttgttttgttttgttttgttttgttttgttttacggtacgcgggcctctcactgttgtggcctctcccgctgcggagcacaggctccggacgcgcaggctcagcggccatggctcaagggcccagccgctccgcggcatgtgggatcctcccgggccggggcacgaacccgtgtcccctgcatcggcaggcggactctcaaccactgcgccaccagggaagcccagaaacaggATTTTTATATTGGAGTCAGAGATCAAATACAGTGCTGGTGCAGATCTATGGAGAGAATAAAATGTgttctgtataaaaataaataaaatatatattcatgaaaCTTACAGTGACTGTAGCAGCCAGAGAAATACGGCTTCTTAATAGAAATTATCCGTAGTGAAATTTCTCAAATTCGGGTTTTTGAGAAGGTCTTGAAAGATTTCTCTTTTGAATAAACGGTCAACAGCAGTTAAAGGGTTTTCCCATAAGGAACCTCCGTTCTCAGGCCCAAAATAAATCTTCACAGTCCTCTAGCCCACCTCCATTTGAAATAGtagtttttagttctttaaaaaaatgttttaaaatataaaagtaatatatattcattctgGAAAAGTTATAccaaaagatatgaaggaaaaaaaaaagcatataaagaGAACAGCAAAAATCCTTCGATTCCTATGTAATTTTGCCTTGTTTTATGCAGTTAGAACAATGGTATGAAAACACTTTGTATCCTTTTCATTTGTAACGTGACTTTTATCTGTGAAAACCCTATCAGGGTCTGCATTTTGCTGAGCCCTGTAACCTTCCTTGAGTGGTCCTGCATAACCGGACTGCTCCCGGATTTTTGATGGATGGATAGCTTCCAGttatgcttttataaataatgccatatttttattcttagagCTTTTTAGGTATTTCAGATTGTTGCCTTAGATAGATTGTAGATTTTAATGTTAAAGGCTCTTGATAAATATGCCCCAAGTTGCTTTCGTAAGCTTTATTTTAACAATGAAGAAGAGGAAGCCAGAGGGACACAGCCCACGGAGTCAGGAGCCACCTGGTGCGGTGGAGTCCTGACCCGGATCCTGTTGTCTCTTCTGCAACCTTCTGCCTTCCCTTTGGGGACTCGAGCAGAAGATCAGtggttcttatttatttttttttccataccactttatttatttatctgtttatttatctatgtatgtgtgtatgtatgtatctatctatctaagcCGCAGAGCTcacagatcttagttccctgaccagggattgaaccccgggcccatgacagtgaaagcgcagagtcctaaccactggactgccagggaattcccctgtggTTCTTCTTTGCCAGCTGATAGAAATGGGAATCCAAGGCTGTGCGGTACAGCGGCTCCTCTGCCAGCTGTGTGTCAGGACAGCAGGTCCAGTGTGTGCCACTTCAGCTCCTGCTGTTACAGCTGAAGTCACAAAACCACGGACCGTGTAAAAATGTGTTCCTTACGTAGAGTCGTTCCTGTTTGTGGTTTGCTCTGACACCTTTTAAAGCGAATGGTGGCGTTGTGTGTGATGGGCTGGCTGGGCTCGGTCCCTGTGTGGGGTTTTCCAGCTCTCCACTTTTCCAGCCTTCTCTCACCACTTATCCAGCCTtctcccgccccgccccacccccgctttATGCTGCCCTGCTTTGGTCTGTCTGCTACTCCCTGCCTTTGTTCATGCCGTCCCCTCTCCTGGGAGTGCCCCCCATTCTCCACAGCTGGCCTGCGAGCCCCGTCATCCCACAGACCAGCTTCCAGGACATTCCCGTGGGCTCTCCAGACAGCCCTCAGCACCCGGACCAGCTGCCCAGCCTCCTCCGCGCTGGGCCTTCGCGCTGACAGGGCATTTGCCTCACCCGGCATCTGGTCCTGCTTATGAGCAAGTCTTTGGAACAGTCTGTGCCTCGCTAATGTCTGTGTCCTCTGCACCACGTCTGACACTGAGAGGCATTTGCCGTGTTGCTTCCTGGCTCACCAGCTGACAAGGGTTCCGGGTTGACGTTCTCTGTGGCTGTGTTCCAGGTGTTTCTGTCCGAGTGGAAGGAACGCAAGGTGGCTTTGTCGCGGCTCACCAGGCTGGAGGTAAGAGATGACTTCCTGCACGGACTGCGGATGCTGAAGTCGTTGCAGGGTGAGCACGTTGTCACGCTGCTGGGCTACTGTGAGGATGACAACAGCATCCTCACCGAGTACCACCCCTTAGGCTCCCTGAGCAGCCTGGAGACGACGCTGAACCTCTCCAAGTACCGGAGCACAAACACATGGCAGCACAGGCTGCAGCTGGCCCTGGGCTACGTGGCCATCATCGACTTCCTGCACCGTAGCCCCCTGGGCACGCTGGTCATGTGCGACTCCAGCGACCTGCCCAAGACGCTGTCCCAGTACCTGCTGACCGCCAACTTCAGCATTGTGCTCAACGACCTGGACGCCCTGCCCCTGGTGAACCGCAGCACCGGGGCCCTGGTGAAGTGCGGCCACCGGGAGCTTCGCGGGGACTTCGTGGCCCCAGAGCAGCTGTGGCCCTACGGAGAGGACGTGCCTTTTCACGACGACCTCATGCCCGCGTATGACGAGAAGATCGACATCTGGAAGATTCCAGATGTCTCCAGTTTCCTTCTGGGGCATGTAGAAGGGAGCGACATGGTCCGATTCCACTTGTTTGATATTCACAAGGCGTGTAAGAGCCAGACGCCTGCAGAGAGACCCACCGCTCAGGACGTCCTGGACACTTACCAGAAGGTTTTGAATCTACTCAGAGACACCGCGACATCTCAGACAAGAGAGATGCTGTAAAAACCAGTGCAGTCGGTGAGGTATGGGAGTCAAGGATCGGATGGAAGAGTTACAGTGGTTCCGCTCTGATGGTGAGGTTTTTGCTGCTTTGACCCGTGGTTCTTCCATCCGCGTGCACAAGTGAGCGGCTCCCTATCCTGGCCGCCTGGCAGGAGTTACTAAGCCAGAGCAAACTGGGCTTGATGGGAGCCTGGCTTCAGGTGAAGGTGCAGAGAAGCAGCGAGTCTGGCCAGTATCTGAAGGAAGTAACAAAAATGGAGCTACAAAGAGGCTTCCCTAACACCTAAATGTGTAAGCTTGTAAGAAATGTGTGTAGAGAGGTTTTTAAATTGCAGTGTACGGAAGAAACAAGCAGTAGTACTCGCTTTTTTAGGTGAGTATTGTGGTGTATTTCACTGGTACTGATGAGGCATCTCTACCATTTCAAATGATTGCTCTGTGAAGCTCCCATGCCATTCCCTTCCCAGCGAGCTTGCACGTTCTTTGAAATTTTGAATGGATAAGGAACATTTAAACTATCAAGTATGATGGAGATTATGTTACTGCCTTGGATGGTGCTTGTGAAATTCCTACTTACCTTCCAGCTGGATTTTCTGTGTCCAGAATTAATTATTGTGAACATTTTATATCAACAGTATCTGTCACTCATTACTGGAAGGTGTCAAGCCCTTCCACTTGAGTTGCATGATTGAATCCTTCAAGTAGCTCTTTCCTTGGTCACTGTCATCCTTGTTTGCAGGGGATGATGGGTTTGGTGCATAGTCATCATCACCAGTAAGGGGGTTAAAGCTGACTGAGGGGCAGAGATGCTGTGCAGCCGGCTGCCTGCCCCTGGCTTGCACAGGCCTCACAGGCACTGGAGTCACAGGGAGCTGGGCCCTGACCCACAGGCTCTGACTCAGTCTGTCTGGGTGGAGTCCGAGAGGTTGCATTTCTCACTggtttccaggtgattctggtgctgCCAGTCTGGGGACCACATTTCGAGAACCACTGTGCTTAACTGTCAGGGAGGGCAACCGAGGCAGTGGGATAGGGAGTATTGTCAGTATTATCCCTATTCTACTGCCTGTGGTTGATCGGGTCCTGTGGGTCCTATGGTTCGTCAGAGAATACGCTTGCCCAGAGTATATTAACTGCTACTTTCTGTtataaagatgctgccagaaccCACTAGGACGGCTGTAATCAGAAGGATggacagtaacaagtgttggtgaggatgtagagaactGGAACcatcatacactgctggtgggaatgtcaagtgttccagctgctttggaaaacagtctggcagttcctcaaaaagttaaaatagagttaccatgacCCAGCAGTTCCCCTCCC
This genomic stretch from Tursiops truncatus isolate mTurTru1 chromosome 21, mTurTru1.mat.Y, whole genome shotgun sequence harbors:
- the POMK gene encoding protein O-mannose kinase isoform X2, whose product is METRPQEGRKGPPPRDVPPVVGLLLSMALMNALLYLCLDWLFISPRRSTEDPTRCPYGHFRMGPTSNCSPWLSCEQLRTEVRQMKRVGEGAVKRVFLSEWKERKVALSRLTRLEVRDDFLHGLRMLKSLQGEHVVTLLGYCEDDNSILTEYHPLGSLSSLETTLNLSKYRSTNTWQHRLQLALGYVAIIDFLHRSPLGTLVMCDSSDLPKTLSQYLLTANFSIVLNDLDALPLVNRSTGALVKCGHRELRGDFVAPEQLWPYGEDVPFHDDLMPAYDEKIDIWKIPDVSSFLLGHVEGSDMVRFHLFDIHKACKSQTPAERPTAQDVLDTYQKVLNLLRDTATSQTREML
- the POMK gene encoding protein O-mannose kinase isoform X1 encodes the protein MLATGETEFRSPGRCLEGERWRERCGPGISVRKELAEASAMETRPQEGRKGPPPRDVPPVVGLLLSMALMNALLYLCLDWLFISPRRSTEDPTRCPYGHFRMGPTSNCSPWLSCEQLRTEVRQMKRVGEGAVKRVFLSEWKERKVALSRLTRLEVRDDFLHGLRMLKSLQGEHVVTLLGYCEDDNSILTEYHPLGSLSSLETTLNLSKYRSTNTWQHRLQLALGYVAIIDFLHRSPLGTLVMCDSSDLPKTLSQYLLTANFSIVLNDLDALPLVNRSTGALVKCGHRELRGDFVAPEQLWPYGEDVPFHDDLMPAYDEKIDIWKIPDVSSFLLGHVEGSDMVRFHLFDIHKACKSQTPAERPTAQDVLDTYQKVLNLLRDTATSQTREML